A genomic region of Lycorma delicatula isolate Av1 chromosome 4, ASM4794821v1, whole genome shotgun sequence contains the following coding sequences:
- the LOC142323950 gene encoding uncharacterized protein LOC142323950 isoform X1, whose product MADQPDEPMDLTDLPLPSRSNEPMETQDAVASTSATLHSLSHQQSLLQNRRHRNNVSTDSVLQHPTAARKSDTERKRNYRLRKAANLALASGSLESTTATSSRSRETSNDVQTGTQRQLTYQQRQTLAAEPAQTTVQPGTTSDQIKVQQAQSTWNTKWASSLMRCKSKILATLARFATDCVVQERPQTHHCGTAGGDLGLVQNPQLCREEYDLVCNTCKRSLNKKSMPPLAKVNGFSYPDQPQGLNRWIPSVND is encoded by the coding sequence ATGGCAGATCAACCTGACGAACCGATGGATCTCACGGATCTGCCACTACCTTCAAGGAGTAATGAACCCATGGAGACGCAAGATGCTGTCGCATCAACGTCTGCAACGCTGCATTCGCTGAGCCACCAACAATCGCTGCTCCAGAATCGAAGGCACAGAAACAACGTGAGTACAGACAGCGTATTGCAGCATCCGACAGCTGCGAGGAAATCGGATACCGAAAGAAAACGCAACTACAGACTACGCAAAGCTGCTAACTTGGCTCTTGCCAGTGGTTCATTAGAATCGACTACTGCAACCTCTTCTCGTTCACGGGAAACATCAAACGATGTCCAAACTGGTACTCAACGACAGCTAACATACCAACAACGTCAAACTTTAGCAGCAGAACCAGCACAAACCACTGTTCAACCAGGTACTACTTCAGATCAAATTAAAGTACAACAGGCACAATCTACCTGGAACACCAAATGGGCATCCTCCCTCATGAGATGCAAATCAAAGATTTTGGCTACGCTTGCTCGGTTTGCGACAGACTGTGTGGTTCAAGAACGACCTCAAACCCATCACTGCGGCACAGCTGGAGGTGATCTCGGATTGGTTCAAAATCCGCAACTGTGCAGAGAAGAATACGATCTGGTTTGCAACACTTGCAAACGTTCACTGAACAAAAAATCGATGCCGCCCCTGGCAAAGGTTAACGGATTCTCATATCCTGATCAACCACAAGGCCTAAACCGTTGGATCCCATCAGTGAACGATTGA